The bacterium genomic interval CTCGGGCCGCTGACGCTGGGGACGAAGCACGGGCCGGTGTTCCTGGGGCGGGACCTCGTGGAGAGCCGGAACTACTCGGACGAGATCGCCTACGAGATCGACAAGGAGGTCCGCCGCATCATCGACGAGTGCTACAGCCGGGCGCGGCAGGTCCTGACCGAACACAAGGTCCTGCTGGAGCGGATCGCCAAGGCACTGCTGGAGCGGGAGTCGCTCGAGAGCGACGAGCTCGATGCGCTCATCGCAGGTCAGCCCCTGCCGCCCGATCTGCCGACGTCGGTGACGCCGACGCCCGCGGTGACCCAAGAGGTCACCTCATTCCCTCGGCCGGAGGCGCCGGTCCCGCCGGCGCTCGCGCCGAAGACGACCGGTTGAGGGTACGGATCAGACATTCTTGAGCGGCAGTTTCGGAAGGCGGCGGGGGAGGAGCATATGCTCCTCCCCCGCCGAACAATGAACCGCATCCGGGATGTCCCTCGCGAGCACGCTCGGGCCCCACGAATTCGCTGCGGTGGTGCGAAGGCTCGGGCCGGAGAGGGGGAGCGCGATGATCCAAATTCCCGAGTACACGATCGAGCCGCGCGTCGAGGTGGCCGCTGCGACCACGGCGTTGCTGATCGTCGACATGCAGAACGATTTTGTCGATCCCCAGGGGCGCCTCTACGTGCCGGGCGCCCAGAACACCGTCCCCGTGATCGCGGGGCTGCTGGCCACCGCACGCGCCCACGAGATGTCCGTGATCTACACGCAGGATTGGCACGAGCCGGACGATCCGGAGGCGGCGCTGTGGGGCCCGCACGCCGAGGCAGGCACCTGGGGCGCGGAGATCGTCCCGGCGCTCGCGCCCAGGGCGGGCGAGCTCGTCGTCCGGAAGGTGCGCTACGACGGGTTCTATGGGACCCCGCTGGAGCATGAGCTCCACCGGCGCCGGATCGACACGCTCATCGTCGTCGGCACGGTGAGCAACATCTGCGTGCTGCACACGGCGGGCAGCGCGGCGCTGCGGTGGTTCCGCGTGATCGTGCCGGTGGACGCGGTATCGGCGCTCACGGAGTTCGACCAGCACGCGACGTTCCGCCAGATCGCGTTTCTCTATCGCGGCACGCTCGTCCCAAGCGGCGGGATCGCCGTGCGCGCCCGTTGAGCGCCGTCAGGCACGCCGGCTGTGCTATCATGGGGGCTGGTTACAACCCCGCGCGGGGCGGGTAGAGGGGGAGTCGACGTGCTCAAGATCCGCAGAGCGTCCGCCGCCACCGGGAAGGCGAAGCCCCAGGGAGCACACGCCGAGCGGCACGCGCTGAGCCGTTCCGCCAGGCTGCTCAAGACCCAGGGACGAACGATTCCGTGGAAGCACACCGCGGTGTACGCGGCCATCGTGATCGTCGTCGCGATCGCGGTGGCGCTGTGGGACCACGCCTACGAAGCGCGGCAGGCGGCGCTGTTCCAGCCCCCGCCGCCGTCGGTGCTGGCGAAGAATCTGGTCGAGGACATCGTGGGCCCCAACACGGTCAAGGCCGTGTCCCTGGATCAAAAGACCGGGACGCTCGAGATGACCGTGCAGGACGTGCTGATCAAGTCCGGCCAGTCGCGCGACGAACAGCGAAAGAACGTAGCCGCCGAGGGCACCCTCGCGATTCAGTTCATCCAGGGCAAGATGCCGATGAAGGCCATCACGCTGCACATCGTGAACGGTGCCCGCGCGCTCGCGACCGTGAGCCTCACACCTGGGGCGAAAGCGCCGACGACGCAGTTCGCCCCGGGGTTGCAGTAGCCGTCAGAACGCGTACACGGCCCGCACGCTCGCCGCAACCGACACGGTGCCGGGCAGCACGGGTGTAGACACCTCGGCCGCGGCAAACCGCGGCGCGACGGTCTGTCCGACCTGCTCGATCCGGACCAGGTGGATCGGGCCCACGCCGGCGGCGGTGGCCAGCGTCGTGGCCATGGCCTGCGCGTTTTGCACGGCCAACTGAAGCGCACGCGTCCGCTCGCTTGACGCATCGCGCAGACCGAACGATAGACCCTCGACCTCGTTGGCGCCCGCGCCGACCGCGGCGTCGATGACACGACCCGTCAGGCCGAGGTCGTCCACGGTGACCGTCACCCGGTTCGTCGCCGCGTAGCCGGTGATCGGGCCGGTGCCGGGTCCGGGCGCCCGCTGGGGCGCCAGTTCCACGCCGCTCGTCCGTATCCGGTCCTTCGGAATGCCGAGCGCCGTGACCTGGTGGATCACCTGGGTCATCGCAGCGTTGTTGGCGTTCTGCGCGTCCTGCGCCGTTCGGCGGACCGTCTGCACGCCCACCGTGACGGTCGCCTGATCCGGCGTCGCGTCGACCGAGCCCTCGCCGGTGACGACGATGACGCGGGCTCCGCCGCCGCCCATCACGGGCGCCCCCTGGGCCTGAGACACCGGGGGCGTCGCGGCCAAGAGGGCCACTACCCCCACGATTCCGAGCACGGTGGTCGTCCTCGCGAATGATCGCATTCGTGTCCTCCCGGTCGAGCGTCTGAACCCGCCGCCTGCATTGGCCGGCTGCGGGTGGTGGCTGTGCGCCGCATCGTAAACGCGGCGGGGGAGCCGAAGGTTCCCGCGCCGTCCGCGGCGCGGGAGGGAAGGTCCGGCGCCGACACGAAGCAGCGTGTCGGCATCCGGACCTGTCGATGGTATCCTGGGATGGAGGGATTCATGTTCGCGTTGAACTTCTACTCCGCGGTGTTTGCGCACGCGCTGCGTGACGGGAGCAAGACCCTAACGATCCGTCTGGGCGACAAGCGTGACAAGTACCAAGCCGGGCAGCTCGTCTGGGTGACCGTCGGCCAGCGCTACGGCACGCGCCAGCGGATCTTCACGGCGGTGATCGACCGTGTGGAGACCAAGCTCCTCCGCGATGTATCCCCCCGCGAGATCGAGCGCGACAACCCGGCGACGCGGGAGCACGCGGAGCTGACCGAGTTCCTCTCGAAGATCTACGCTCGGCGGGTCGGACAGGAAGACCTCGTGACCGTCATCCACTTCTCGCGCGTGACCGACGCGCGCGACGATTAGCCCGGCCGCCCCGCCCCGCTCGCCGGGGACCCATTCCGTCCATGTCGTCTGAGCGTACGCACAGCGCTCCACCCCCTCCGATTCGGTGCGGCGCCGCGGTCCTGGAATTCAGTCGCCGGACGCTCGTGGCGGGTATCGTGAACATGTCCCCCGACTCGTTCGCGGGCGACGGACTGGCGGGTGACCCCGGCGCGGCGGAAGCCCGCGGCCACGCGTGGCGCGAGGCGGGCGCGGACGTGCTCGACGTGGGCGGGCGCTCGACGCGTCCGGGCGCGCCGCCGGTGGCCGTGGAGGAGGAGCTCCGGCTGACGATTCCCGCGGTGCGCCGGCTGGCGTCCGTTGGCCTGCCCATCAGCGTGGACACCTTTTCCGCCGCGGTCGCAGCCGCGGCGCTGGACGCGGGGGCGTCGATGATCAACGACGTCACCGCACTCCGCGGCGACCCCGGAATGGCGCCGCTCGCGGCGCGCGCAGGCGTCCCCGTCGTCTTGATGGATTGGGACGACCGGCGGGACGCGGCCGACGTCACCGCCGAGACCGCGCGGTTTCTCCGGGAACGCGTCGCCGCGGCGGCGGCACACGGGATCGACGAGCTCCGGCTCATCGTGGATCCCGGGTACGGGTTTGGCCTCACGCTGCGGCAAAACATGGAGCTGCTGCGCCGCCTCGGCGAGCTGCGCGCGCTCGGCCGCCCGCTGCTGATCGGGACATCGCGCAAGGGGAGCATCGGAAAGGTGTTGAACCTTCCGGTTCATGATCGCCTGGAGGGCACCGCAGCGACCGTGGCCATCGCGATCGCCCACGGCGCCGACATCGTGCGCGTGCACGACGTCGGGGCGATGGTCCGCGTCGCCCGGATGACCGACGCGATCGTGCGAGGCGTGCCCGAGACGGCACCGCCGGAGGGGCCCGCGTGAGTGAACGCATCGTGCTCGCCGAGATGGCGTTCTACGCGCATCACGGCATCCTCGCACAAGAGCAGGCGGAGGGCCAGATCTTCATCGTGGACCTCACGGTCGACACCGATCTCCACCGCGCCGGCCACACCGACGATCTGGGCGACACGCTCGACTATCGGGACCTCTACGCGCGGGTGCGCGACGTGATGGCTGGCGGGCCCTACCGTCTCCTCGAAGCCGTCGCGGAGGCCGTGGCGCACCGAATCTTGGAGATCGAGCGGGTGCGGGGCGTGACCGTGCGCGTCCGGAAGCCGCACGTGCGGCTCGGCGGCCCGCTCGCCTACGCCGCCGTCGAGATCGAGCGTCGACGGGCATGATCGACGCGGCTCGACGCGCCTGGGTGCGTCGAGCGGTTTGGCTCGAGGTGGGGTCGATCTTCTGGATGCTCGCCGAGGGCGGTGTCGCGGTGGCCGCGGGCGCTGCGGCCGGCTCGCTGTCGCTCATGGCGTTCGGGTTGGACAGTCTGATCGAGTTGTGCTCGGCGTCGGTCGTGTTGTGGCGGTTGTGGGTCGAGGAGATGGCGGGTCGCGTGGACGGCGCCGCGGAGCTGGTGGAGGACGCAGAGCACCGGGCCGCTCGGTTCGTCGCGCTGAGTCTCGGCGCGCTCGCACTGTACATCCTGATCGGCGCCGGCCGGGCGCTCCTCCTGGGGGCGACGCCCAGGGCGAGCCTGTGGGGGGTGGTGGTGGCGATCGCAGCCGCGGTTGCCATGCCGGCGCTCTGGGCGGTAAAGGCGCGGGCGGCGACCGAGATCGGCAGCGGCGCATTGCGCGAGGACGGCGTGAGCAACCTCGCATGCGGCGCGATGGCGCTGGTGTTGCTCGGCGGGCTCGTGGCGCAGCGGTGGGGGGTGCGGTGGGCGGACCCCGCCGCCGCGCTCGTGATCGGCGCGCTGGTCGCCCGCGAAGGCGTCGAGGCGTGGGGGCGCGTGCATGAACGCGAACGCCCGCTCGTGCGGGCCTTCCTCGGTCTCGGCTCCAACGTCGGGGACCGCGCGTACTGGTTGGCGTCCGCGGTCGAGGGTCTGAACGCGGGCGGCGTCCGCGTCGTTCGGCGTTCGCGCGTCTACGAGACACCCCCGTGGGGAAAGACCGACCAAGGGCCGTTCCTCAACCAGGTCGTCGAGGTGGAGACCGCACTCGCGCCGCGCGACCTGCTGGCGCGATGCCGAGCCGTGGAGCGTGCGCTCGGACGTGTCCGGGGCGAGCGGTGGGGCCCCCGGAACATCGATGTGGACGTGCTCCTCTACGGCGACGCAACGATCCGCCTGCGCGATCTCGTCGTGCCCCACCCGGAACTGCACCGGCGGGCGTTCGTGCTCGTGCCGCTGCTCGAACTGCGGCCGCAGTTGACGCTGCCGGACGGGCGGGTGGTCGCTACGCTGTTGGAAGCGCTGCCCGAGCGGACCGCGATCACGCCGGTGGAGGCGGCGCCGCGAGAGGGCGCCGCACAGCGGACCTGAGCGTCCCCGCCGTTCGGCGGCACAACACGATGGACGAGTACACCTCCGAGCGGCTCGCCGGGGCTCTCGACACCCGCAGAATCGGCCGGCGCCTGCGCTGGTACCGGACCCTCCCGTCCACGAACGACGTCGCAATGCGCCTGGCCGACCTCGGCGAGCCGGAGGGCGTCGTGATCGTCGCCGAAGAGCAGACGGCGGGGCGGGGCAGGCTCGGACGCGCCTGGGCCTCGCCGCGCGGCGGGGTGTGGCTGTCCGTGATCCTGAGGCCGGGACTCGCGGTGTCCCAGGTGCCGCTCGTCGGGCTAGCGACGGCGGTTGCGGCGGCGCGCGCCATTGGCGAGAGCACGGGGCTCGCGGCGCGGGTCAAGTGGCCCAATGACGTGTTGGTGCGGGGCGCCAAGGTGGTGGGGATTCTCTCCGAGACCGGGTCTGGCGCGGCGTGGGTCGTCCTCGGTGTCGGGATCAACGCGAATGTGCCGCGGGTCCTCCTGC includes:
- the folB gene encoding dihydroneopterin aldolase; the protein is MSERIVLAEMAFYAHHGILAQEQAEGQIFIVDLTVDTDLHRAGHTDDLGDTLDYRDLYARVRDVMAGGPYRLLEAVAEAVAHRILEIERVRGVTVRVRKPHVRLGGPLAYAAVEIERRRA
- the folK gene encoding 2-amino-4-hydroxy-6-hydroxymethyldihydropteridine diphosphokinase; the encoded protein is MRRAVWLEVGSIFWMLAEGGVAVAAGAAAGSLSLMAFGLDSLIELCSASVVLWRLWVEEMAGRVDGAAELVEDAEHRAARFVALSLGALALYILIGAGRALLLGATPRASLWGVVVAIAAAVAMPALWAVKARAATEIGSGALREDGVSNLACGAMALVLLGGLVAQRWGVRWADPAAALVIGALVAREGVEAWGRVHERERPLVRAFLGLGSNVGDRAYWLASAVEGLNAGGVRVVRRSRVYETPPWGKTDQGPFLNQVVEVETALAPRDLLARCRAVERALGRVRGERWGPRNIDVDVLLYGDATIRLRDLVVPHPELHRRAFVLVPLLELRPQLTLPDGRVVATLLEALPERTAITPVEAAPREGAAQRT
- a CDS encoding cell division protein FtsH; translated protein: LGPLTLGTKHGPVFLGRDLVESRNYSDEIAYEIDKEVRRIIDECYSRARQVLTEHKVLLERIAKALLERESLESDELDALIAGQPLPPDLPTSVTPTPAVTQEVTSFPRPEAPVPPALAPKTTG
- a CDS encoding ASCH domain-containing protein, encoding MRRIVNAAGEPKVPAPSAAREGRSGADTKQRVGIRTCRWYPGMEGFMFALNFYSAVFAHALRDGSKTLTIRLGDKRDKYQAGQLVWVTVGQRYGTRQRIFTAVIDRVETKLLRDVSPREIERDNPATREHAELTEFLSKIYARRVGQEDLVTVIHFSRVTDARDD
- a CDS encoding isochorismatase family cysteine hydrolase — translated: MIQIPEYTIEPRVEVAAATTALLIVDMQNDFVDPQGRLYVPGAQNTVPVIAGLLATARAHEMSVIYTQDWHEPDDPEAALWGPHAEAGTWGAEIVPALAPRAGELVVRKVRYDGFYGTPLEHELHRRRIDTLIVVGTVSNICVLHTAGSAALRWFRVIVPVDAVSALTEFDQHATFRQIAFLYRGTLVPSGGIAVRAR
- the folP gene encoding dihydropteroate synthase; the protein is MNMSPDSFAGDGLAGDPGAAEARGHAWREAGADVLDVGGRSTRPGAPPVAVEEELRLTIPAVRRLASVGLPISVDTFSAAVAAAALDAGASMINDVTALRGDPGMAPLAARAGVPVVLMDWDDRRDAADVTAETARFLRERVAAAAAHGIDELRLIVDPGYGFGLTLRQNMELLRRLGELRALGRPLLIGTSRKGSIGKVLNLPVHDRLEGTAATVAIAIAHGADIVRVHDVGAMVRVARMTDAIVRGVPETAPPEGPA
- a CDS encoding biotin--[acetyl-CoA-carboxylase] ligase, giving the protein MDEYTSERLAGALDTRRIGRRLRWYRTLPSTNDVAMRLADLGEPEGVVIVAEEQTAGRGRLGRAWASPRGGVWLSVILRPGLAVSQVPLVGLATAVAAARAIGESTGLAARVKWPNDVLVRGAKVVGILSETGSGAAWVVLGVGINANVPRVLLPKETGYPVTSLAECSGGPVDRVGLVRTLLCEIEKAYDALQDEGAGPVLTAWRELSETIGRVVRVHGATREFEGLATDVDADGALLVRLPDGRVERVVAGEVTVRGRG
- a CDS encoding SIMPL domain-containing protein (The SIMPL domain is named for its presence in mouse protein SIMPL (signalling molecule that associates with mouse pelle-like kinase). Bacterial member BP26, from Brucella, was shown to assemble into a channel-like structure, while YggE from E. coli has been associated with resistance to oxidative stress.) — its product is MRSFARTTTVLGIVGVVALLAATPPVSQAQGAPVMGGGGARVIVVTGEGSVDATPDQATVTVGVQTVRRTAQDAQNANNAAMTQVIHQVTALGIPKDRIRTSGVELAPQRAPGPGTGPITGYAATNRVTVTVDDLGLTGRVIDAAVGAGANEVEGLSFGLRDASSERTRALQLAVQNAQAMATTLATAAGVGPIHLVRIEQVGQTVAPRFAAAEVSTPVLPGTVSVAASVRAVYAF